In the genome of Crassaminicella thermophila, the window GGTGATAGATCTATTACATCATCTAATTCTTCTCTTATATGTCCTGCTAATAAATGCTCTAGTGTATGCACAGCTCCTGTCGGCATTGCCTCTTGATTTGGCTGAGTAAATCTTAAGTCAAACTTCGTAATAATATCTCCTTTTGGTGTTTCTATCTTTCCACATTTTCTTACAAAAGGAGCTTGCACCTTTGTATGATCCATCGTAAAACTTTCTACAACTATTTTTTTCATATTAAAAACCTCCCTTTTCTGCTGATATAATCCAAACATATTTATTCATTTTAATTGTTTCAAAACTATAATTTTGTTCTTTAAATAATTGGCATATATCTTCTACACATTCGTAGTATTCTGTATTCAAATCATTTAATAATTTAAAGGATTTCATAGATGCTACGTATTTTAATAGATTCGATTTATACGCTAATGATTCAAACATGGTATCCGCAATAATCATCCTTCCTTTTTCATTCAAAATACTGTCTAGATATATAAGTGCTGCTTTCTTTTCTTCCCATGTAAGGTGATGAAACGCATAAGAAGTTACAATTGCATCCACTTTGTTTTTCACTGGTACAGATAAAAAATGTCCATCTAATATTTCCACATTCGGAAGTTTTGATTTAAATATTTTCCTCATTTCTTGGGAAGGTTCAATTCCTGTAACATGAAAATTCTTTTGGTACAGCAATCTTGTCAGATTTCCTGTTCCTGTTCCTATTTCAAGTATATGTCCATCTTTCTTATCTTCTATTTTTTGCGATATTGTTTCTAATATGTTGTTATAATTTGCAAAAACTTCAATATATTCATTATTATTACCATATACTGTTTCATCATAATTAGCTGCCCATTCATCAAATAGTTGGTTAAATACCGGCATACCTTAGCCTCCTCGTTTCAATTTGTATATTTCATATCGGAATACACGGAATTAAATGTATAGTCTCCCTTATATAGATATATAAAAATAGAGCAGTAGATATTTTATCTACGCTATTTTTATTAATTCATAGTATTCCTATATGAATTTATGATTTTATCTTAGCATCTTATCATTTTTTAGTCAACAATTTTTATTTAAAAACATCTAGATTAATTTCCATACGAACGGTATTATAGAAGAACGGTAGATAAAATAATTATCTATCTCCTAATAGAAAAATAGCGTAGCAAAAAACTGCTACGCTATTTTCCTTCTACACCCTCTAGCATTTCCTTCATTTCAGGATATGTCATCATACTCATTTTAATAGCTCTTATATTTCCCTCTTTATCTATCATAAAAGATGTAGGAAGCCCTCGAACCATATATTTGATAGAAATACTTCCATCTTTATCGAGCAAAACAGGGAATTCATAGGATTTCCCTTCCAAATATTTTTCTACATCTTCTTTTGATTCTCCCACATCTACTGCCAACACTACAAAATCATTCTCTTTATTTTCTATATATAATTTATTTAAATCAGGCATTTCCTTTACACAATAAGGACACCATGTAGCCCAAAAATTTACTAACACGTTTTTTCCTCTGAAATCACTTAAGCTTACCGATTCTCCTTGTAGATTTTCTAAAGTAAAATCAGGAGCTGGTTTTCCTACTTCAATGTCTATTGTTTTTTCTTGATCATATTCTTCCATGTTGTTTTGTGAATTCTTCTCTTGTACTATCTCTGGCTTGTTAGCCTTAGTCATAACAAAAAAACCTGCAACCATTACAATTCCTAATAGCATAATCATAATACCCTTTTTATTCACTTTCATTCCTCCATTTTAAATATTTATTCATTTTTCTTTATATAAAAAACGTGCTTATAATGCTCATTTTATTGAAAAATACAAGAATCCCAAAAATAACCAGTATAATTCCACTAAGTTTTGTTATATATGGTAAATATCTTTCATATTTCATCATCAATCCACTAAATTTATGAATCACAAGCGAAGTAATGATAAATGGTATCCCCATTCCTATAGAATAAGCAAGTAATAAATAAAATCCTTTTGCCACAGTGCTCGTTGATGAAGCATAAACAAGGATCGCTCCTAATACTGCTCCAAAACATGGGGTCCATCCTGCCCCAAAAGCCATCCCCATAAAAATTGAGCCAAACCAGTTAGAAATATTTTTTGGTGCTTTCATTCTTATTTCTTTATTTAATAATTTTATTTTTAGTACTCCCATCATATTCAGTCCAAAAAAGATAATAAGCATACTGCTTACCTTCCGAAAAAGCTCTTTATGTCTTATAAACAATTTCCCTATAAAACTGGCTGATATGCCCATCACTATAAAAATTATTGAAAAACCTATCACAAATCCAAGGGTTCTTGTAAATGCAAATAATTTTTTATCCGCAAGCTCATCTTCAAAAGTAGTACCCGTTATATAAGTAATATAAGCTGGAATAAGTGGTAATATACAAGGCGAGAAAAAAGATAAGAATCCTGCCCCTAATGCTATAGGTGTGGAAACGTTCATCATATATACCCCCCTCCCCTTAGGGTTTTTGCTCTTATTATACCCCAAAAGGATAAAACTGTCAATCGTATTTCTTTTCGAACAAAAACTAACGTACAATAGGAATAATATGAGGTTTTCCATTTAAAGGATTTTTCATCATGTATACATCAATATTATACACATGCTTTATATTCTCCTGAGTAATCACTTTTTCTGGTAAGCCCTCTGCAACAATTTTTCCTTCATGAAAAAGTATCAAATAATCACTATATTGTATAGCAAAATTCAAATCATGCAACACTGCAATCACTGTAAGATTCTTCTTATCACACAACTCTTTTGCAATATTTAAAACATCAATTTGATGGTGTATGTCAAGATGAGAAATAGGCTCATCCAATATTAGAATATCTGACTCCTGTGCTAGGGCCCTAGCAATAATTGCTCTTTGCCTTTCCCCTCCACTAATTCTATTAATTCCTCTATCTTTTAAATGCCATATATTAGTTATTTTCATTGCTTTTTCTGCAATTTCAAAGTCTTTTTTGCTTTCTGCCTCAAATCTTCTTAAATGAGGACTTCTCCCCATTAAGACAATATCCATGACCGTAAAATCAAAATCTACCATTGTATTTTGAGGAACAGATGCAATTTTTTTTGCTAAATCTTTATATCTTAACTTAACAATGTCTTCATTATAGACATAAATAGATTTTTTCTTTGGCTCTAATAGCTTCAATATATTTCTTAAAAAAGTTGATTTCCCAGAACCATTTGGACCTATAATACATGTAAATTTATTTTCCTCTATACTTGTACTAATATTTTTTAATACTTTGCTTTCTCCAAAATACCAACTTAAATTATTTACCTTAATAGGATATACCAAATTTCTCACCCCATTGAATTTTGCTTTTTATTCTTATAAAGAAGATAAATAAAAAATGGTGCCCCCACTAAAGATGTGATTACTCCTACTGGAATTTCAGCCGGCGGAATAAGTATTCTTGCTAAAGTATCTGCTACAACCATAAATATTGCTCCACTAATCAATGTAAAAGGAATCAATACCCTGTGATCAGGCCCTATTATTAATCTTCCAATATGAGGTATAACTAATCCTACAAATCCAATAATCCCACTTACTGAAACAGCTGATGCTGCTACTATAGAAGCTGCGACAAGCAATACTTTTTTTATCCTCTCCACTTCTATCCCTAAGCTTTTTGCCGTTTCCTCCCCCATAAGCATAACGTTTAAATCTCTACCAAACATAGTAAAAAATATACATCCTATCAAAATAATAGGAGCAGCAATCCTTACATGTTTCCAGCTTGCAGCAGAAAAGCTCCCCATAGTCCAAAAAACAATCCTCTCAACTTGTTCTCTATGAAACGTCATTAATAACGATATCAAAGATGATAATAAAAAGCTTAAAGCTATACCAGCAAGTAAAAGTGTCACTATAGGTGTCTTGCTCCCTATTTTAGATAGATTATAAACAGTTAATGTTGCTAAAATAGCACCAACAAAAGCCATAACGGTTATTGCCCTAAAACCTATGAATATTTCTTCCAGTCCAAATATTATTGCAATAGTTGCACCAAAAGCAGCTCCTGAAGATACCCCGAGTACATAAGGATCTGCCATTGGATTTTTAAATATCCCCTGAAATACTGCTCCAGCTCCTGCTAATGCCATGCCAACCAAAGCAGATAGTAAAATTCTTGGAAATCTAATATTTAAGATAATCAATTTTTTTGATTCTTTAATATCATCTATCGAAATATATCTTCCTATTAATGGTACATTTCTCAATAATATTCTATATGCCTCAGCAAAAGATATCTTAGCAACTCCAAGAGTACTCACAAAGAAAATGCATATACATAATAGTGCAAAAATAACTATGAAAAATTTCCAATAATATCTTCTTTTTTGTATATAAGTCATATTATTTCCTCACTTTAGAACATAGTAAAGCTGGGAAAATCCCAGCTATTATTTAAACAATTCTGGATGTATAATTTTTGCTAATTCCTCAAGTCCATCTGCAAGCCTTGGTCCCTGTCTTTCAAGAAGATTATTATCTATCTCAAATACCTTTCCTTTTTTAACAGCTGTTAAATCTTTATATCCATTTGTATTCATAAGCCTCTTTTTTGTATCATAATATTTTGAACAAATTAATATATCTGGGTCTTTCTCAATCAATCTTTCTAAGCTATATTTCCACCCTTCAACATCTCTTGCAGCATTAAGGCCTCCTGCTAATTCTATCATCTTGCCAATAAAAGTATCTCTTCCAGCAGTATAATCTCCACCTTCTCCAAAGCCAACTACATAATAAACTTCTGGTCTTTCTGCATTTTTTACTTTTTCTGTAACGTTTGAAACCTTTTCTTTCATATTAGATACTATTCTTTCTGCTTCATCTTTAGCATCTAATGCTTTTCCCAATTTTTTTATTACTTCATAAACTCCTTCAAAGCTTTCTTCCCCATAAAGAACAATAACCTTAATATTTAGTTCCTCAAGTTTTTTTAGTACATCCTTTTTAAAATGGGTTGACGCCACAACCAAA includes:
- a CDS encoding class I SAM-dependent methyltransferase; this encodes MPVFNQLFDEWAANYDETVYGNNNEYIEVFANYNNILETISQKIEDKKDGHILEIGTGTGNLTRLLYQKNFHVTGIEPSQEMRKIFKSKLPNVEILDGHFLSVPVKNKVDAIVTSYAFHHLTWEEKKAALIYLDSILNEKGRMIIADTMFESLAYKSNLLKYVASMKSFKLLNDLNTEYYECVEDICQLFKEQNYSFETIKMNKYVWIISAEKGGF
- a CDS encoding TlpA family protein disulfide reductase: MNKKGIMIMLLGIVMVAGFFVMTKANKPEIVQEKNSQNNMEEYDQEKTIDIEVGKPAPDFTLENLQGESVSLSDFRGKNVLVNFWATWCPYCVKEMPDLNKLYIENKENDFVVLAVDVGESKEDVEKYLEGKSYEFPVLLDKDGSISIKYMVRGLPTSFMIDKEGNIRAIKMSMMTYPEMKEMLEGVEGK
- a CDS encoding cytochrome c biogenesis CcdA family protein → MMNVSTPIALGAGFLSFFSPCILPLIPAYITYITGTTFEDELADKKLFAFTRTLGFVIGFSIIFIVMGISASFIGKLFIRHKELFRKVSSMLIIFFGLNMMGVLKIKLLNKEIRMKAPKNISNWFGSIFMGMAFGAGWTPCFGAVLGAILVYASSTSTVAKGFYLLLAYSIGMGIPFIITSLVIHKFSGLMMKYERYLPYITKLSGIILVIFGILVFFNKMSIISTFFI
- a CDS encoding ABC transporter ATP-binding protein, which codes for MRNLVYPIKVNNLSWYFGESKVLKNISTSIEENKFTCIIGPNGSGKSTFLRNILKLLEPKKKSIYVYNEDIVKLRYKDLAKKIASVPQNTMVDFDFTVMDIVLMGRSPHLRRFEAESKKDFEIAEKAMKITNIWHLKDRGINRISGGERQRAIIARALAQESDILILDEPISHLDIHHQIDVLNIAKELCDKKNLTVIAVLHDLNFAIQYSDYLILFHEGKIVAEGLPEKVITQENIKHVYNIDVYMMKNPLNGKPHIIPIVR
- a CDS encoding FecCD family ABC transporter permease, with amino-acid sequence MTYIQKRRYYWKFFIVIFALLCICIFFVSTLGVAKISFAEAYRILLRNVPLIGRYISIDDIKESKKLIILNIRFPRILLSALVGMALAGAGAVFQGIFKNPMADPYVLGVSSGAAFGATIAIIFGLEEIFIGFRAITVMAFVGAILATLTVYNLSKIGSKTPIVTLLLAGIALSFLLSSLISLLMTFHREQVERIVFWTMGSFSAASWKHVRIAAPIILIGCIFFTMFGRDLNVMLMGEETAKSLGIEVERIKKVLLVAASIVAASAVSVSGIIGFVGLVIPHIGRLIIGPDHRVLIPFTLISGAIFMVVADTLARILIPPAEIPVGVITSLVGAPFFIYLLYKNKKQNSMG
- a CDS encoding ABC transporter substrate-binding protein produces the protein MITKNRVIALCLVIILIFSFSACAKPSEKGVKKAEEKEVYPVKIVDSYNREVIIESKPMRIVSIAPNITETIFALGLGKKLVGRTDYCDYPEEVKNIPSIGSLMEPNIEKIVDLKPDLVVASTHFKKDVLKKLEELNIKVIVLYGEESFEGVYEVIKKLGKALDAKDEAERIVSNMKEKVSNVTEKVKNAERPEVYYVVGFGEGGDYTAGRDTFIGKMIELAGGLNAARDVEGWKYSLERLIEKDPDILICSKYYDTKKRLMNTNGYKDLTAVKKGKVFEIDNNLLERQGPRLADGLEELAKIIHPELFK